The DNA segment AACCGCCCGATAAGAGGGCGGCTTTTCCAAGTCTCTTTTAGCACTACACCGGCGATTCCTCGTCGCTCAAGCTCTTTTCGATCTCGTACCTCTTTATCTTGTCAAAGAGCGTAGTGTAATCAATTTTGAGAATTTGCGAAGCCTTGCGCTTGTTGTTACGCACCTGCTTGAGTACTCTCATAATCGCCGATTTCTCCGCCGCCGCCTGCGCATGCGCGCCAATCTCCTTGAGACCGGCTCCCTCGCGAAGCTGAATCTCCCCCGAGCGACGAAGACGAATCGCCAGATGGTCCGGGGTGATCTTCTTGCCCTCGGCAAGTATCACCGCCCGTTCCACCGTGTTCTGAAGCTCGCGCACATTACCGGGCCAGTGATAAGTCTCAAGCAGCTTGATAGCGTCACGCGAAAGCGACTTCGCCGGCTTGCGCATCTCGCGACAATACTTGTCGATAAAATAATCCGCCAACTCATGAATGTCATCCGGACGCTCGCGAAGCGATGGAATCTGAATCGGGAATACGGACAGGCGATAGTAAAGATCCTCACGGAACCTCTTGCCGCGAATCAGTTCGTTGAGGTCCATATTCGTGGCCGCGATAACGCGCACATCGACATCAACCGTCTTCGTACCGCCCAATCTCTCGAAGTTCTTCTGCTGCAAGACGCGAAGAAGCTTGGCCTGAAGAGCTATGTCCATATCGCCGATCTCATCGAGAAAGATCGTCCCGGTATGGGCTATCTCGAACTTACCCATCTTGCGCGCGTGAGCGCCCGTGAAAGCTCCCTTCTCGGAACCGAACAACTCGTTCTCCAGAAGCTCCCCGGGGATGGCCGCGCAATTGATGGCTATATATGGCTTATCCTTGCGAAGAGACATGGTGTGAATGGCCCGGGCGAATAACTCCTTACCCGTTCCCGATTCTCCCTGGAGAAGAACCGACGCATCCGATACCGCTACCTTCTCCATCAAGCGGCATATCTCAAGCATCTTCTCATTCTTGCCAATGATATTGCCGATACCGCTGTTGGCGAAAAGCTCCTGGCGAAGCAGCGTGTTCTCGGCGATCATCCGACGGTTCTCGAGCGCCCGGCCTACCAGTACGCAAAGATGCTCCGTGTCGAACGGCTTGGTAACAAAATCGAATGCCCCCATCTTCATCGCCGTCACGGCGTCCTCAATCGTACCATACGCTGTCATCAGAATCACGGCCGTCTCGGAGTCCACCTCTTTTACCTCCGATAACACCTGCAATCCATCTATGTCAGGCATCTTAAGATCGGTGAGTACAAGATCGTAAGATTTGTTGCGAACCAGATCCACCGCCTTTTTGCCCGTGGCTGCCGAGTCTACCCGATGTCCTTCTTCAAGCAGAGTCTCGGTGAGCATATTGCGCATGGAGTCTTTATCGTCCACCACAAGGATGTTTGGCATGTTTACTCCTCTGGACTTGAAAGTACCTTCCTAACCGGTATCTCAAAAAAGCCCTAAAGTAAGGCTCTTTACGTATATCGGCTTTCAGTCGGCAGAATAAAGGAATTGCCCTGCGCAATTATTAGACAATCTTTGAAGGTAAGTTACCGGACGGTAAGTCGTTCCACGACTGTAAAGCCGCAGTACTCGGCCTTGAGGAAACAGATTCCGGCGGACGAAAGCCCCGGACTGATTTTGGCTACATTCACCGTGATCTTATAATAACCGTAACCCAACCGGCGAACCACCAGTGGACGAATCACGGCCGAACGCTCGTCCAGAAGGTTGATCGACACAAAACAACCGCCCTGATCGATATGAAACTCTATCGCCGGAGCCATCGGCTCCAAAGGATTAAGCGGCTCATCAACATAGAAAGAATCGATTCTTCTCGCTGAAATCAAAGTATAGAGGCTGTCCGAAGACAATATTTGGGGGTCGATCCAGGCTTTCTCATAATAACCCTGCGTGGATACCTCCGGCTGGTCATAGATGACAGTCTGACGTTTCCCGCAGCCATGCCCGATTATTACGATTGATAACAGAATAAAACCGATCAGCCCTGTCAGCAACCCCTGTTTCAATTCGAACATAATGTCCTCAATATCTCACGGTTTACAGTTCCGGCAAGGCGACAAGCCTTCCCGCAAACCCTCCTCCCGCGTCTTAAACCTCCGGTAAGTGCCTTCTTTAAGCTCGGCTACCGATGAACAACCCGGTCGATGAAGCCGGAACGAACCGCTCTTCGCAATGTAATACTCTTCGGATCGCCGGGGCAAGGACCACACCCCAATTTTCCGGTCCATGGCCCGCCGCTGAGCCGCCAGAAGCTGGCTCGTCTCCGGCCGCCGCAAATCCTCGTCCTTGAACAAATAAAGATACCCCAGACCGTTCTCCAGAATCGCCTTGTTTACAAAAAGGCTGTCGATATAAAGATAACCCAGCAGCCTTCCATACCGGTCCCTTCGAGCCGATGTATACTCGATTTTCGCCACCCGGTTCAAACCAAGGTCGCCAACGAGACTCTTCGCCTCTTCATAAAATGGCTCGTCCTTTTCGGGCGTATCAATAGACAGCAAACGAAGCCGGTCCCCCCCCAGCAACTCCACCGTGTCACCGTCGAGTATTCTCACGATGGTAAAGCGGTCATCCGGATGACGGTCAAAACCGATATCCTCGACCAGACGAACCGTCAGGATCAAAACCACCAGAACGGCGATTATGACCAGACGGCGCAGAAGCTTGTTGCTTTTTTTAGACGCTCGCGCCATTCACCCTCACCTCTGACCACCCGCTGCCGGTCGGCAAAACCTCGATAATCTCTTCCACCCCGTCCTTGACATCTTCGATATGCGTAATCAGCAAAATCTGCGGAAACCGACTTTTGAGCTTCGCCATCGCCTGAAGTATAAGTTCCTTCCGCTGAGCATCCTGAGACCCGAAAACTTCATCGAGTATAACGAATGAACGCTGAAGACCCGCCGACTCGGTCAGCGCCAGCGAAATAGCCAGGCGCAGACAAAGATTAGCAAGGTCCTTTTCCCCGCCGCTGAATCTGTCAACTCCATAATAAGCGCCGCTATCCATTATTCTCAAATTGTATTTCTCGTCCAAATCGACCAGCGTGTACTTACCATCGGTCATATCACCGAATAACCTCGAAGATATCTCTGATAGCGACGGCCTGATTCCGGCAACAAGATTCTGGCGGAAGTCGGCGAAAAGCCTGGCAAGTTTCTCACCATAATAGTGTGCCGACCTCGACTGCTCCAGCTCAACGGCAGCCTTCTGGTAGCTCTTCAACTGGTCCAACCTGCTTTCCAACTCTTTTTCATGAAGCTCTTTCTCTTTAACCTTGCTCATCAAATCCGTTTTCACCTTATCCAGCCTGTCGCGAACGGAATTGAACCTCTCAGACACCTTCATGAACTCCTGCTCGCTCGCCCCCAGAGTATCCAACTCACTGCGCCCCTGCGAAAGAGTCGCCTCAACGTCTGCGAATCTCTTACCGGTCTCTTCAAGACCCTTCTGTGCAACCGGCAACCGGACCAGCCCGCCTTTTAACTGGTCGCTATGCTGTTTGATTCCCTCCAATTGCTCGGCCTGAACGGTCAACGCTTCAAACTTGCTGCGGTCAAAAACCTCTCCTTCATATTTTTTGAGTTCCGCACTGATCTCACTCAGCTTCATCTGCGTTTTTTCATACGCGGCCGCCGCCAACTGCCTGGTCTTTTCGACCGCTTTAAGGTCAACATTCAGTTGGTAGATATCCCGCTGTACCCTCTCAAGCTGCGTCACCTCGGTTGCCAACTCCTCGCCCGACTTCTTGCGAACCACCAACTCACCGTCGAGCCTCTTCATTTCCTGCTGAAGCTTCTCCAACTCACTGCCGAGATGTCCCCTGATACCGTCGTAATCCTCACCGAACGGTCTCAGGCAGCGGTCGCAGATCGAATCCGGCCCAAGCTGCTCTATCGACAACAACTGTGACTTCAGCTTATCGGCCTCTTTCTGCAATGATGTCGCTTCCGCCTTTATCTTGCTGTACGCTTCTCGCGCCGATTCCAAATTCTCTTTCTTCTCCGCAAGTATCTTTTCGAAATCAGCGGGAAAAGAACCGAGCTTCGTTCTTATGCCGCCGATGCGCTCTTCGGATTTTTTGACATCCTCCTGCAGTTGGGCCAACTCGTCAGACATATCCTTCTTGCGCGACATCAGATCATCTCTGACTGCCAGCCGACTCTTGATTTCCCTGAGTGATTCCAACTGTTTCTTTACTTCGGGGAAAACCACCAGTCGTTCGTTTAACTTCTGCAGTTCGCCCTGGTCGTTTGCCAGTTTCTGGATTTCTTCCCGATAACGGTCGGCCTGCTCATTCAGACTCTCAAGGGTCTGCTCATTAGCTTCAATCTGCGCCTTCAGGCGGGTCCATCGCTCCCTCTTGAGCTGAGCTTCATTAAACTCCTTCTCGACCGCCTTGAATTCCGCTTCGGCAGCACGCAACTCAGCCTGGAGCTTCCCCACCGGCTCCGCCAGACCCGAAATCATTCCATTCAATTGCGCGATTCGGCTTTCTACCTGTACTTTATCCACCAGTTGATTCTCTATAAAGCGCGCCTTCTCCTGACTCAGCTTGGTATCTTCCTTCACCCTCTGTATGGCCTTGTCCAGCCGTTCGATACCGAGCATGCCCGCCAGATGGTCGCGTCGTTTCGATGGCTGCAAATCCGACAGGGCATTAAGCTCCTGCTGCCTTGCCAAAAAGGAGCTTAGAAACCCACGCCAGTCCAGCCCGAGCAATTGACCCACATACGCCTTGGTTTCGTTGACACCGACCGACTCCGATGAATCGCCCCGGTAAAGCTCCACCTCGGCCCTCTCCGACTTGCCCACCAACCGTCGGACAACTCTATACTTTTCCTCATTAATAGAGAAGCCCAGGCTGACCTCGCAGTTATCGGTCGGGCGGGCAAACACTGACTTGATTTCATCGCGGCCGGTACGTGCCGCCTGGTTGCCATAGAGCGCCCACGCGACAGCCTCGATTATCGATGACTTCCCGGCGCCGTTCGGCCCGATTATACCTATCACCTTATCCGGAAATGTCAGGCTGACATTGCGGATAACCCGAAAGTTACTGATTTCAAGAGAGATTAGACGCATCCCGTCACCACAAAAATCAGAATCACCCACAAAGTCAAGGACTTCTTGGAAACGCCATGTCACATATACAATTGGCCTCCGGCATCAAGGGACGAACCACCAACAGGTTTTTTATGTTCTCATCTGAAAAGGTTGTTGTATAATAGGACACCATGTCACAGACTGAACAGAACAACAAGATTAACACCATTTCAAGGCTTCTCGAAGATTTGTTCGAGGTCGGCGCCATCTACGAACAGGCCGACCATCTCGTCATCAACCTGTCCAACCGCTTTGACAAAGAGACCTCGATAAAACTCGTTTCCGACCGGCTGGAACTGGCCGGCTATACTTTCAAAATATCCGACAACAACGGCGAACTGTATATAAGAATCGATCCGAAAGCCCGCCTTAAGATTCCGACCATTAACATTGTCCTGTTCTTGGTTACATTGCTTACGGTCTATGTGGTGCCTGTTCTCTACCTCCAGTCAGAAGTTGCCTATTACAGCTATCGCTGGAACGCAGGAATCCTGCCCGGCGAGGATCTCTCTGCGTGGGAGAGTTTGAAAATCACGATCGTTTCGTTTCCTGACACCATGGTGCGCACGCTGGATGCTCTTGCCCACGGGGCCGGCATCCAATTCACACTAGCCATGATATCCATCCTGTTCGTTCATGAGATGGGACATTTCGTTGCCAGCCGCCGTCGCAAGATTATAACTTCGTGGCCCTATTTCATCCCAGCGCCGAACATCATTGGTACTTTCGGGGCAATCATAAAAGCGAAGTCACCATTCTGGAATCGCAGAGACCTCATTGAGGTGGGGGCGGCAGGACCCATCGCCGGTTGGCTGGTAGCTATTGCCTGGCTTTGGTATGGACTTTCTCGGTCAGTGTTGCTTCCACAGGATGTTGCGCGGGTGGGCGACTATCCCTTTTACCTATACGGGGAATCATTACTGATGAGACTGTCAGCAATCACTATTGTCGGCCAACCGCCAGCGAACTTCGAGTACCTACTAACAGAGGCTGCTTTCGCCGGCTGGGTGGGATTGCTGGTAACAGCCATCAATCTTTTGCCGATAGGACAGCTAGACGGCGGCCACATCATATACGGGTTAGGACGACGCTGGCAATACTACTTTGGGATGGCGGCGATGGGAGCACTCCTCGTCATGGGTTATTACTCGCCGATCTGGTGGGTCTTCGCCGCTTTCGGATTGATCTTCGGCGTGAAGCATCCTCCGACACTGAATGATTACAAAAAACCCGGTGGAGTGGCCACTGGGATGGGAATACTCGCGCTGATAGTTCTCGTGATTTCGTTTACACCGATACCTTTTGGTTTGTGAGAATCTCTTCGATGCTCGATACATCCTCCGTGTGACCATACATCTCTCTGAAATTAACCTTCCCCTTTCTAACGACCTCAAAGAATATCTGGACTACCACCGGATCGAATTGCGAACCACTGTACTTGACCAGCTCCGAAATCGCGGTCTCAAAGCTGCGGCCTTTGCGATAAGGACGATCCGACATAATCGCGTCGAACGTATCCGCGACCGCCAACAGCCGTCCCTCTATCGGAATATCATCACCCCTGAGACCGCCGGGATAGCCCGAACCATCATACCACTCATGGTGCGCCATGATATACGGAATCGCCGGACGGAAAAGGTCGATTTCGCTGATGATCTTCAGGCCCACTTCGGGATGCTGCTGCATTCTGAACCGTTCTTCGTCGGTAAGCGATGCCGGCTTGTTGAGTATTGAATCCGGCACTCCGATTTTGCCGATGTCGTGCAGCGTGCAACCCATCTGCAGACTTGATATCCTGCCCTTGGTCCAGCCCATCTCCTCGGCAATCAATTCCGCCAGTCGGCCGACTCTGTCGGTATGGCCGGCCGTATATTCGTCGCGCGCTTCAATCGCGTTGGCCAATCCCCGAATAGCCTCCAGATAAGAACGTTCGAGGTTCTTGTAAAGACGGCTGTTGGCTATTGCCGACGCCGCCGCGTTGCTCAATATCGTGAGCACATCGAGCTGTCCGCGCGTCAATTCGTCAAACCGCCGCACCAACAGCAAATCAATTATACCGTGAAGATGCCCCCTGATGGATATCGGCTGTGATATGAATATCTTGGTCGCCGGCTTGCCATGACATTCCACCAGCTCCCGCCGGATTAGCGGACGATTGAGACTTCCGGACTTCAAAGAACGTTGCTTCGATTCCTCCGCCAGCGCCTCAAGACACTCTTCGCGCTCACAATCACAGAACTCCGTTACCACCTCGCCCGTCTCCGGGTCGAGCTCCGTTATGCACACCGCCTGCGCCGATAGTTCCTTCTTGCACGATTCAACGACCAGCTTGAGAAAACTCGTCATGTTCTCTTCAGCCACCGCCGCGTTGGCCACCTTGAGAAACTCGATTTGTCCCTTCAAATTGACTACATCGCGCCTCACCCTCTGGTGCTCCAGACCGCGCTCAATGGCGGCCTTGAGAATATCCAGCTTGAAAGGCTTAACCAGAAAATCGTAAGCGCCTTTCTTAAGCACCGATATAGCCGTCTGAACCGTCGGATGAGCCGTCATAAGGATCACTATGGCGTCGGGATGATGCGCGTGCGTGCGCTCCATCACCTGGATACCCGAATGGTCCCCCATAACCAGATCGGTCAGAACCAGATCCACGGCGTTATTCTCGATGTGTTCCAGACACTGAGAAGGATCACAAAACGAAACCACGTTGTATGGCTCTGAAGAAAGTGCTTCGGTGATGATACCGCAGATATACTTCTCATCATCGACGACGACGATATTCGTCTGGCGGCTGTTTACCATGGGTGTCCTTTCTGTCTTCAGGTCAATCTTTTTATCGGACAACCTTGTACCTTTGCACAGCCGATTGGAAATTTCTGTATAATAATTGAGCTTGGACTTTCTTGACGATCTTAAGCGGAAAACATATCGGCCAGATAAGATGATCTGACCAGTGGAGCCGACAGGACCTTCGGTATCCCCGATGCTTCAGCCATCTCTTTCAATTGGGCAAACTCATCCGGATGAAGATATTTCCTGACCGGATAATGAGCCTTCGATGGAGCCAGATATTGACCAATGGTTAAGATTGAAACATTATTATTGGCGAGATCCCCGAACACCTCTTTCAACTCATCAAAGGTCTCCCCCAGCCCGACCATCAACCCGGACTTCGTCACAATACCCGAATTGTCAGCGACATATTTCAAAAGGGCCAGCGACGATTTATAACTCGCCTGCGGCCTCACTTCGCTGTAAAGAGCCGGCACCGTCTCCACATTATGATTAAACACATCCGGAGCCGAAGCTACAATCGTGTCGGCGGCCCCCACTTTACCCAGAAAGTCGGGCGTGAGTATTTCCACCTTCACACCCGGGACCTCCGCTCTTAACAATCTCACCACTTCCGCGAAATGCCCCGCCCCGCCATCAGGCAGGTCATCGCGGGTAACCGACGTAACGACAACATACTTTAACTCAAGCTCTTTCGCCACCTGGGCCACCCGATACGGCTCGTCAGCATCCCGCGGCGCAGGCTGTCCCGGATTAATATCGCAAAACCGGCAATTGCGCGTGCAAACGGGCCCGAGAATCAAAAATGTCGCCGTCCCACGATTAAAGCACTCACCGCGGTTAGGACAATTCGCAGCCTGACACACCGTGTTGAGCCGGTGCTCTTTCAGAAGATGACTCACGTGGTCAAACTCGCTCCCACTAAAAGCCTTCACCCGAAGCCACGATGGTTTTCTCTGTAAGTCACTCATAACGCGATAATCTCCACCAATTGAATCAAGTATATCAAAAATCGCTCGATAATCAAGAGAAAGAGACAAAATCAACCGATTCTACGGGGTAACGATGTCGCATCCTACGAAAGTACTCACCACCGCCGTCCTGGCTTTACTGTTTACAGCCCAACCGGCTCTCTCCACCGATCGCAAGCCGGTAATCCAAAAAGTTCATACCGACAGCCTCGAAAACATGACTCAAATCCGTTTGAAATCCTATAGAGACGAAACACCGGTTCGCGAAATACGGACCGTCGAACATCCCTCATACCACCTCACCGGCTGGGTTAACGGCAACGAACTCTACAAAGGCTACATAGATCCTTCCGCCTCCTGCGAGAATCCCTATCCCTTCCGCGTCACGGAAATCAGCATGCCCATGTACTTTTCCTCATCCTCCAGAATGTACGTCTCGGTCGACATTGAAGATGTCTACAATCCCACTCCAGGATGCCCCTGGCCAGGAGCCGTGCTGGCGATATCGGTCGATTACGAACTCTATATCCCCGAACCTGGCTATTACGATATCTGGATTCCGCTGGACACACCGATTGTCGTCAACGGTCCCTTCTTCGCCGGTTTCTTCATCGGAAGCACCGTAAACCCCGATGCTGGCGCCGCCCTGCTGACCTCCGATGATCCGACTGCCCTGTGCCGTTCGTACGAAATTTGGGACGAACAAATCGGCTTTATCGACTTGCTCAACAACAGTGTCTTCAATTTCCCCGGTCAGTTGGCTATCGGCGCGGCCGGTATTCCACAGCAATTGCTGCCTCAACAGCCGCCGCCACAAATCACCATTCTCTCCCCCAATGACAGCGACAAACTGCTTGGCAGCGGTTACATCTGGGCGTACGAATCCTCCGGCTCAAACATTATCGACTACGTATCGTTCGAGTACTCAACCGGAAACGGGTTTGTCGAAATCGGCCGCGACTATGATGGCTCCTCCAAATTACGAAACGATGCAGACGCTACGGGCGACGGCGACGGTTACAGCCAGATATGGAACTTCGCGAACCTCAAAGAAGGTAACTACCTGCTCAGGGTCACGGCCGTCGATACTCTGGGTAGAACCGCGTCTGAACAGATATCCGTTTATGTAGAGCCATCTCCGCCTCTCGCTCAGATTATCTCCTTTGAAGATGGATCCGATATTTGTGACCAAACAACAATTTTGATGTCTTGCTCCAACAGGGATATGTCCCACGTGAGTCTGTATATAAAAGAAGCCGATCTCGAATACTCGGCCGGAATGGTACCACTGCAAAAACAGAACTTCCCGACCTACTACAGCGGTCCAATGGCCGCCGCCCAAGCCATTCAACTGTGGAACAACCGCGGCTATACATCGCTGATGTCCGACGGCGGAAATGATACCTCTCTCGATGAACTGGTCGAGCAGATGGCCGCCCGGTTTAAGACACCGGAAAATCAAGGGACCATCGATGAACTCCTTTTCAGCGGCCTGTGCCGGTTCAGTCATGAACACGGCGACGCTCTCAGGATAGAACCCGTCAGATACCCGGACTATGCCGTAATACGAAAAGCAGTTGAAGAGCAGGAAAAGGCTGTTCTTATCGCCATCAGTGGAACATCGGGTAGCTGGCTGGCAGTCGATGGGTTCAGCGGATGGCTTCAGCCCGGCAGCACCTACCTTGTCTCTGTTTGCAGCCCGGCAAGCGGCGCAGTCGAAGTCATACCCGTCCGCCAGCTCAAAACCAGGAGCGAAATCTTTTTCGAAGATTCCTGGCACGCGATCGACCTCATGGTCTCGATTGGCGCGGCTGACTGGCAGGTGCAACGGATTATGATCGGGCAGGACAACGACGCCTCCGATGGGTGGTCGCTGCCATGGTCCCCATCTGATCTCGTACCGGACACGAGATATTTCATCCGGGCCGAGGGAATCGATGGCTCCGGGAGCAAGTGCGCCTCAACTACGATTGTAAATTACGATTGTTCGAATACATTCGGTCAGGGAGATTATGATCACGACGGCAACTCCAATCTCATAGATCTTGTCTATTTGACCGATTTTGTGACAAATGACGGTGATGCTCCTGCTGGGGGTGCGTGGCGGGGGGATGCCAACGGAGACACCTATGTCAACATCACGGACCTTGTCTACTATCTCAACTACCTTTATGGTATGGCGGGACCTCCGCGCTATTAATTTTCTCTCGTAGACAAGTAAAAGAAAGCCGCCCCCCGGGCGGCTTTCTTTGTTATGCTCGCTACTTGCGACGGGCTACCGCCGCGTTGATGGCCCGACGGGCTATCTCTGCTTCGATATCGCAGATCGATATCAGACTGTCGATAGCTTCATCGATGTGCTTCAACCACTCCGTCTCCGGATACCTCTGCCTCAAATCATCGGTCACCTCATCGGCAATCATCGCGATAAGCTCGGCATACCGCCGCTTCTTGCCCGCCTTCAGATAAGGAATAACATACTTGTTAGCCACGTGGCTGATTAATACCAGCCCAATCGAACCCAGCGCGCCCAAAAACGAGCCGGAATCAAATATGGATGCTTCCAACATTTCACCTCCCTTGTATTTCAGGTTTACTTGATTTCTTCACCAGCTCAACCGCCACTGCGTCTCGTCTGGCACCTCCAACCTCTGCCGGAGGATCACCCCGTCGGACCGGGCAATCGTAAATTCATACTTCGTGCCGGATGGCTCCAAAAGTGCTGACGGAATCAGGTCGAGATAGAAATATCCCTGTTCGTCCGTCGTCGTAGTCAGCGCCGAAGGCGATACTATCACACCGTTATAAAGAACCGTCCCCGACGCCAGGCTCGCCGTAACCGTCGCGTCATCTTCCGCCTCCCCGCCGGAAGTATACACGTATCCATAAACACGGCACAGCCCCGGCGACGGAGGAGCACCCGGATCAAACTGATCCCCGAAAACCGTATCAACCGTCGGACCATTCACTACGACCGTGTCATGCGCGGCAAAAACGTATCCTGCTGCCGAGGCGATCGCCAGGTAGCTGCCATCATCGAGATTGAACGACACTCTACCATCCGAGTCGGTCAACCCGGTTGCGATGAGCGACGTTTGTTCGAGATTGCGAATAACAACCGCTACTCCCCCAATCGCGGCGTCGACGCTGGTGTCGGCCGCCTGGACAACGCACGCATATGTCCCGCTGCCACTGCCGATGCCGGAAATCTCGGCGTCAAGATTACCGCCGAAAGTCCCGTTCACGATATGATTTAGCTGCGGCGTGTTCCAGACCCACGAAGCAATCGAGGCCGAATCCGCCCCTCCGCCGACCGCCCCCGAATCGGCATGCACCGACAACTTGTGCCAGAAACCATCCGCGTACAAACTGGAGTCCCGGCCGGTAATCGTATCGGCCATCTCGGAAAACTCTCCCGCATCCAGAACGACCGGCGTCGCCAGTGGATCGAACGATGACACCCAGTCATCATGATTCTGGATACTGTCCAGCAGGGCATAGAGGCTGTCGATTACCTTCGCCTGCCATATCAGCGTATCATACAGCTTCGCCGCGAATGCCGCCGAATCACCGATATCATCAAGCCCCCAGCCCACCACCTGAAACTCGAAACCGGCGCGTGAGTAAAGCCCCAGTGAGGTATTCTTGGCGATAAATTCACCGGCGTAGGCGCCGGGCATCCCCGCGCCATCAATGTCCGCCACCAACCGATGGTAATAATAGACAGTCTTACCGGCCACCCTGGTTGTGTCCAACCCGACCATGGAGGTGAGCCCCGAATCCTTGAACACTACGTCATCGGTGTGTGACTTCAACACCACCACCCAGAAACTGTCAGCGCTAATCGGATTACATCCGGCAGAGTCCCAGTTCACCAGCGAGACTGTTATGGAATCCTGTCCCGACATCCCCGTATTGCCGACAATCCCTCCATAGCCTGCCTGAACCAATACCAGCGCCACGAAAAACACCGTCACTAATACCCTTTGCATCCGCCCTCCTTATGCCCGATCATCTGTTTCCTTCGCCCTGATACCGTCTCATCGGCGACAACCTGCTCCGTATAAGTCGCGTACATCGAGAAATTAAACGAAGTCAGCGATGAATGCGTCCACCCATCCCAGTCCAGACCGCAGTAAGTGTTGTCCGTCGATACGGCGTTGGTGACACCGTTGTAGTAGATGGTCCCGCCGCTGCGCGGGGCACAACTGACCGCCACTCCGTACTCATTTCCTTCAGATAGCTCCTGCTCCAATATCGCGCTGCTAAACCACGCGGGAGTACCACCCGAAATAGTCACATTCACCCGGTCGCCGACCCTGCTCTGCGGTGTACCACTGACAATCTCGAACGCCGCCATGCTGACACTCATGTCCCCCGACCCGGTTTCGCAGCCATAAACGGAATACTGGGTGATCGTGGC comes from the Candidatus Zixiibacteriota bacterium genome and includes:
- the lipA gene encoding lipoyl synthase; its protein translation is MSDLQRKPSWLRVKAFSGSEFDHVSHLLKEHRLNTVCQAANCPNRGECFNRGTATFLILGPVCTRNCRFCDINPGQPAPRDADEPYRVAQVAKELELKYVVVTSVTRDDLPDGGAGHFAEVVRLLRAEVPGVKVEILTPDFLGKVGAADTIVASAPDVFNHNVETVPALYSEVRPQASYKSSLALLKYVADNSGIVTKSGLMVGLGETFDELKEVFGDLANNNVSILTIGQYLAPSKAHYPVRKYLHPDEFAQLKEMAEASGIPKVLSAPLVRSSYLADMFSA
- a CDS encoding dockerin type I repeat-containing protein, encoding MSHPTKVLTTAVLALLFTAQPALSTDRKPVIQKVHTDSLENMTQIRLKSYRDETPVREIRTVEHPSYHLTGWVNGNELYKGYIDPSASCENPYPFRVTEISMPMYFSSSSRMYVSVDIEDVYNPTPGCPWPGAVLAISVDYELYIPEPGYYDIWIPLDTPIVVNGPFFAGFFIGSTVNPDAGAALLTSDDPTALCRSYEIWDEQIGFIDLLNNSVFNFPGQLAIGAAGIPQQLLPQQPPPQITILSPNDSDKLLGSGYIWAYESSGSNIIDYVSFEYSTGNGFVEIGRDYDGSSKLRNDADATGDGDGYSQIWNFANLKEGNYLLRVTAVDTLGRTASEQISVYVEPSPPLAQIISFEDGSDICDQTTILMSCSNRDMSHVSLYIKEADLEYSAGMVPLQKQNFPTYYSGPMAAAQAIQLWNNRGYTSLMSDGGNDTSLDELVEQMAARFKTPENQGTIDELLFSGLCRFSHEHGDALRIEPVRYPDYAVIRKAVEEQEKAVLIAISGTSGSWLAVDGFSGWLQPGSTYLVSVCSPASGAVEVIPVRQLKTRSEIFFEDSWHAIDLMVSIGAADWQVQRIMIGQDNDASDGWSLPWSPSDLVPDTRYFIRAEGIDGSGSKCASTTIVNYDCSNTFGQGDYDHDGNSNLIDLVYLTDFVTNDGDAPAGGAWRGDANGDTYVNITDLVYYLNYLYGMAGPPRY
- a CDS encoding carboxypeptidase-like regulatory domain-containing protein, with protein sequence MQRVLVTVFFVALVLVQAGYGGIVGNTGMSGQDSITVSLVNWDSAGCNPISADSFWVVVLKSHTDDVVFKDSGLTSMVGLDTTRVAGKTVYYYHRLVADIDGAGMPGAYAGEFIAKNTSLGLYSRAGFEFQVVGWGLDDIGDSAAFAAKLYDTLIWQAKVIDSLYALLDSIQNHDDWVSSFDPLATPVVLDAGEFSEMADTITGRDSSLYADGFWHKLSVHADSGAVGGGADSASIASWVWNTPQLNHIVNGTFGGNLDAEISGIGSGSGTYACVVQAADTSVDAAIGGVAVVIRNLEQTSLIATGLTDSDGRVSFNLDDGSYLAIASAAGYVFAAHDTVVVNGPTVDTVFGDQFDPGAPPSPGLCRVYGYVYTSGGEAEDDATVTASLASGTVLYNGVIVSPSALTTTTDEQGYFYLDLIPSALLEPSGTKYEFTIARSDGVILRQRLEVPDETQWRLSW